The Croceicoccus marinus genome contains a region encoding:
- a CDS encoding GcrA family cell cycle regulator, whose translation MSWTDERIEKLTKMWESGSTASQIAEELGGVSRNAVIGKAHRLGLKARPSPVKEKAAVKAKPKPVLKKPETSEPKAEPARTAAPPPAPAPAPRPAPAAAAAPEQRPAQPSGNQPRIVSVGPGGFLRQGPGDQQSPIPPAPPRRLVPAKPAPEIANKTSLLDLNDRICRWPMGHPGEPDFHFCGDKVNPGFPYCVEHCGRAYQAQLPRGARRPPPPLPFGGPRVR comes from the coding sequence ATGAGCTGGACCGACGAACGGATCGAGAAGCTTACCAAGATGTGGGAAAGCGGCTCGACAGCCAGTCAGATTGCCGAGGAACTCGGCGGGGTCAGCCGTAACGCGGTGATCGGCAAGGCGCATCGCCTGGGGCTGAAGGCACGTCCTTCTCCGGTGAAGGAGAAGGCTGCGGTCAAGGCAAAGCCCAAGCCTGTGCTCAAGAAGCCGGAGACGAGCGAGCCCAAGGCAGAACCCGCCCGCACGGCAGCGCCTCCACCCGCCCCGGCACCTGCGCCGCGTCCGGCACCCGCTGCCGCAGCAGCGCCGGAACAGCGGCCGGCCCAGCCCTCGGGCAACCAGCCGCGCATCGTATCGGTCGGGCCGGGCGGCTTCTTGCGCCAGGGTCCCGGCGACCAGCAATCGCCGATCCCGCCCGCACCGCCGCGCCGCCTGGTGCCCGCCAAGCCCGCACCTGAAATTGCCAACAAGACGAGCCTGCTCGATCTGAACGACCGGATCTGCCGCTGGCCGATGGGGCATCCGGGCGAGCCCGACTTCCATTTCTGCGGCGATAAGGTGAACCCCGGCTTCCCCTATTGCGTCGAACATTGCGGCCGGGCCTATCAGGCACAGCTGCCGCGCGGCGCGCGCCGTCCACCTCCGCCGCTTCCGTTCGGCGGTCCGCGCGTGCGCTAA
- a CDS encoding ABC transporter permease, whose product MNDPVKETATNPAFHQFGEPVIGRVNRLGLWTLYIKEVRRFFKVQTQTIWAPAITTLLYLVIFSVALGRGGREVLGVNFTTFVAPGLIVMGMMQNAFANASFSLLGGKIQGTIIDYLMPPLSTLELLTGLVCAAATRGILVGLAVGLAVWLYPGADLSLAHPVAIAWFGLMGVILLSLMGVLTSIWAEKFDHNAAVTNFIVAPLALLSGTFYVIDNLSPVFQTISRFNPFFYVISGFRYGFLVESDIGESGHAVLWAGLGLGLLNVVLFVATYLVLKSGWKLRS is encoded by the coding sequence ATGAACGACCCCGTAAAAGAGACCGCCACCAATCCAGCTTTTCACCAGTTTGGAGAGCCAGTCATCGGCCGGGTCAACCGGCTGGGGCTGTGGACCCTCTATATTAAGGAAGTGCGCCGTTTCTTCAAGGTCCAGACGCAGACGATCTGGGCTCCGGCGATCACGACGTTACTGTATCTGGTGATATTTTCGGTCGCGCTGGGCCGCGGCGGCCGCGAAGTGCTGGGCGTCAACTTCACCACTTTCGTCGCGCCGGGCCTGATCGTGATGGGCATGATGCAGAATGCCTTCGCCAATGCCAGCTTCTCGCTACTGGGTGGCAAGATCCAGGGCACCATCATCGATTACCTTATGCCGCCGCTGTCGACGCTGGAACTGCTGACCGGCCTGGTGTGTGCCGCGGCGACGCGCGGTATCCTGGTCGGCCTGGCCGTCGGTCTGGCCGTCTGGCTCTATCCGGGTGCCGATCTCAGCCTTGCGCATCCCGTGGCGATCGCCTGGTTCGGCCTGATGGGTGTGATCCTGCTGTCGCTGATGGGCGTGCTGACCTCCATCTGGGCGGAGAAGTTCGACCATAACGCGGCGGTCACGAATTTCATCGTGGCGCCGCTGGCCCTGCTGTCCGGCACTTTCTATGTGATCGACAATCTGTCGCCGGTGTTCCAGACGATCAGCCGCTTCAATCCATTCTTCTACGTCATCTCCGGGTTCCGCTATGGCTTCCTGGTAGAGAGTGACATCGGTGAAAGCGGACATGCGGTGCTGTGGGCCGGGCTGGGGCTCGGCCTGTTGAACGTGGTCCTGTTTGTCGCGACCTATCTGGTACTGAAATCGGGCTGGAAGCTCAGGAGCTGA
- a CDS encoding spermidine synthase, protein MLARELLGTAQVPGGEELRLYSHGRDFMIVLGRNELMSTRMRGSEEALAVMSLERLANARAPHLLIGGYGMGFTLRAALENARPKTQITVVELVPEIIEWAKGPMAELTGDAFEDLRFTLRMGDVADAIAERPGRYDAILLDVDNGPDGLVRADNDRIYSNAGLAAARRALTPEGVLAIWSAAPDPRFTRQLERARFTVDAVEVSARYDAQGRGKGPKHTIWFCRPS, encoded by the coding sequence ATGCTGGCGCGCGAATTACTGGGCACGGCGCAAGTGCCGGGGGGCGAGGAGCTGCGGCTCTATTCACATGGCCGCGATTTCATGATCGTGCTTGGTCGTAACGAGCTGATGAGCACGCGCATGCGCGGATCGGAGGAAGCGCTGGCGGTGATGAGCCTGGAACGGCTTGCCAATGCGCGTGCGCCGCATCTGCTGATCGGCGGCTATGGCATGGGCTTTACCCTGCGCGCGGCGCTTGAGAATGCGCGGCCCAAGACGCAGATCACGGTCGTCGAACTGGTCCCCGAGATCATCGAATGGGCAAAAGGCCCGATGGCGGAACTGACGGGCGATGCGTTCGAAGATCTGCGCTTCACACTTCGCATGGGCGATGTCGCCGACGCGATCGCCGAACGTCCCGGCCGCTATGACGCGATCCTGCTCGACGTCGACAACGGGCCGGACGGGCTGGTTCGTGCAGATAACGACCGCATCTATTCCAACGCCGGGCTCGCCGCGGCGCGCCGCGCGCTTACCCCTGAAGGGGTGCTGGCCATCTGGTCCGCCGCACCCGACCCGCGCTTCACCCGGCAGCTTGAGCGCGCGCGTTTCACTGTCGATGCGGTCGAGGTCAGCGCCCGCTATGACGCGCAGGGCAGGGGGAAGGGCCCCAAGCATACGATCTGGTTCTGCAGGCCATCCTGA
- the hspQ gene encoding heat shock protein HspQ produces MPGSFRNIPRKDASELDSRSSFFSPQAGGTVSVPKIAEARFAIGDIVRHRLHDFRGVVFDIDPVFANSEEWYESIPSAMRPTRDQPFYHLFAENEESSYIAYVSQQNLVEDGIGGPIDHPSIDMVFGEYDLDDERYTLHRSLRH; encoded by the coding sequence ATGCCAGGAAGTTTTCGCAACATCCCGCGCAAGGACGCGTCAGAGCTCGATAGTCGCTCCTCGTTCTTCTCGCCTCAAGCCGGAGGGACAGTTTCAGTTCCAAAGATTGCCGAAGCGCGCTTCGCCATCGGCGATATCGTGCGCCACAGGCTGCACGATTTCCGCGGTGTCGTTTTTGATATCGATCCCGTCTTCGCGAATAGCGAGGAATGGTACGAATCGATCCCCAGCGCGATGCGCCCAACGCGCGACCAGCCGTTCTATCACCTCTTCGCCGAGAACGAGGAGTCGAGCTACATTGCCTATGTCAGCCAGCAGAACCTGGTCGAGGATGGTATTGGCGGACCGATCGACCACCCCTCGATCGACATGGTGTTCGGCGAGTATGACCTCGACGACGAGCGCTATACGCTGCACCGCAGCCTGCGTCACTGA
- a CDS encoding recombinase family protein, whose product MKDEYDDGGLSGGTLERPALQRLLADIEAGTIDIVVVYKVDRLTRSLLDFSKLVETFDANDTSFVSVTQSFNTTTSMRRLTLNMLLSFAQFEREVTAERIRDKIAASKAKGMWMGGNPPLGYRPEGRSLAIVEEHARVVRHVFDRYLALGNVREVTAELDDQGIIVPERFATTGRKSGGIPFTRGQLYRLLSNPIYIGRIAHNGTSYDGRHDAIVAPDIWKAVQAKFADQRQGEEAGKRIRNASLLAGRIQDEQGQPLVATHAVKKAQSYRYYVSRALQHAPGHDDPNGMRIPALEIEAAVINMLAGAIDDPLALLTSAALPLESDRLPAMLATANTTATLIRRRHHKTIRSLIAAVTIAARQVSITISVPALCTALGVDTNPTAKVEVELTEPMRLTRTGRALKLVQRDGRTITQGEPDQGLIELLTKARNWWTQLQDGRTDIATIARSEKINDSWVSRIVRLNFLAPQLTEAILAGTQPTSVNAISLRSAELPIDWDEQLAMFKL is encoded by the coding sequence CTGAAGGACGAGTACGATGATGGCGGATTATCGGGCGGAACGCTCGAGCGCCCTGCCCTGCAGCGCCTGCTCGCCGATATCGAAGCGGGCACGATCGACATCGTGGTCGTCTACAAGGTTGACCGGCTGACGCGCTCGCTGCTGGATTTCTCGAAGCTGGTCGAAACCTTCGATGCCAACGATACCAGCTTTGTCTCTGTCACCCAGTCGTTCAATACCACCACCTCTATGAGGCGGCTGACCCTCAACATGCTGCTCTCCTTCGCGCAGTTCGAGCGCGAGGTCACGGCTGAACGCATCCGCGACAAGATCGCGGCCTCCAAGGCCAAGGGCATGTGGATGGGTGGTAATCCCCCGCTCGGCTATCGCCCCGAGGGCCGCAGCCTCGCGATTGTCGAGGAGCATGCCCGCGTCGTCCGTCATGTGTTCGACCGTTACCTCGCGCTCGGCAATGTGCGGGAGGTAACGGCCGAACTCGATGATCAGGGCATCATCGTCCCCGAACGCTTCGCCACCACGGGACGCAAGAGCGGCGGCATCCCGTTTACCCGCGGGCAGCTCTACCGGCTGCTATCGAACCCGATCTATATCGGCAGGATCGCACACAATGGCACAAGCTACGACGGCAGACATGATGCGATCGTCGCCCCCGACATCTGGAAAGCGGTGCAGGCGAAGTTCGCCGATCAGCGGCAGGGCGAGGAAGCCGGCAAGCGCATCCGCAACGCAAGCCTGCTGGCGGGACGGATCCAGGATGAGCAAGGCCAGCCACTGGTCGCTACCCATGCGGTCAAGAAGGCGCAGAGCTACCGCTATTATGTCAGCCGGGCACTCCAGCACGCACCGGGTCATGATGACCCCAACGGCATGCGTATCCCAGCGCTTGAGATCGAAGCCGCCGTCATCAACATGCTCGCGGGCGCAATCGATGATCCACTCGCGCTGCTAACCAGCGCTGCCCTCCCGCTCGAGAGCGACCGGCTGCCCGCCATGCTGGCTACGGCCAATACCACCGCAACGCTCATCCGCCGCCGTCATCACAAGACGATACGTTCGTTGATCGCCGCAGTGACTATCGCCGCGCGGCAGGTAAGCATCACCATCTCGGTCCCGGCACTATGCACGGCACTCGGGGTCGATACGAACCCGACCGCCAAGGTGGAAGTCGAATTGACCGAGCCGATGCGGCTGACCCGAACCGGGCGGGCCTTGAAGCTGGTGCAGCGCGATGGAAGAACAATCACCCAAGGCGAACCCGATCAGGGACTGATCGAGCTTCTCACCAAGGCCCGCAACTGGTGGACGCAATTGCAGGACGGACGCACCGACATCGCAACCATCGCACGCAGCGAGAAGATCAACGATTCCTGGGTGTCGCGGATTGTCCGCCTGAACTTCCTCGCACCGCAACTGACCGAAGCGATCCTCGCAGGCACCCAGCCCACATCGGTCAATGCTATCTCGCTGCGCAGCGCCGAGCTGCCGATCGATTGGGATGAACAACTCGCGATGTTCAAGCTCTGA